A part of Candidatus Diapherotrites archaeon genomic DNA contains:
- a CDS encoding adenylosuccinate synthase: MPSTLVVGSQWGDEGKGKIIDFLAGEADFVVRYQGGNNAGHTVVVESKTFKLHLLPSGVIRNKRSLIGAGVVLDPKVIVKEIEALREQGFEPNLCIDFRTQIIMPYHCMMDSAKDSSLKEKKIGTTGRGIGPCYADKAFRSGIRFSDLIEEKKLKETIAANYFFYSEFFGKVFGQELPFTESELFEEFNSLGQQLKKYAGDVSIEVNKALRENKNVLIEGAQGTMLDNSFGTYPYVTASHPIAGGACTGIGLSPKKINRIIGVVKAYTTRVGEGPFPTELFGEKAEHLIEKGLEYGTTTGRQRRVGWIDLPLLRYSSRLSGFDEIAITKLDVLNGMEKLMVAESYSFNAGKIEEFPPYTAMLEKTKPNYVEFEGFVLGEKEKLSARKKGFVGLPEEAKNYLNFIEEKLSVPIKIISYGSERNDTIVR; the protein is encoded by the coding sequence ATTCCGAGCACTCTTGTTGTTGGGTCGCAGTGGGGCGACGAAGGAAAAGGGAAGATAATTGACTTTCTTGCAGGGGAAGCTGATTTTGTTGTAAGGTATCAGGGAGGCAATAATGCTGGTCATACAGTAGTTGTGGAAAGCAAGACATTCAAATTGCACTTGCTTCCTTCAGGTGTAATAAGGAACAAGAGGTCCCTGATTGGGGCAGGCGTTGTACTGGACCCGAAGGTGATAGTGAAAGAGATTGAGGCCTTAAGGGAACAGGGATTTGAGCCGAACCTGTGCATTGATTTCAGGACGCAAATTATAATGCCCTATCATTGCATGATGGATTCAGCAAAGGACTCTTCACTGAAAGAAAAAAAGATTGGTACTACAGGCAGGGGCATTGGGCCGTGCTATGCAGATAAGGCTTTCAGGTCAGGCATAAGGTTTTCTGACTTGATTGAAGAAAAGAAGCTGAAGGAAACAATTGCAGCAAACTATTTTTTCTACTCTGAGTTTTTTGGTAAAGTTTTTGGTCAAGAGCTTCCCTTCACTGAAAGCGAGTTGTTTGAAGAATTCAATTCTTTGGGCCAGCAATTAAAGAAATATGCAGGGGATGTGTCAATTGAAGTTAATAAGGCGCTGAGAGAAAATAAGAATGTTCTGATTGAGGGCGCGCAGGGAACAATGCTTGACAATTCTTTTGGAACTTACCCTTATGTTACTGCCTCTCACCCAATAGCAGGAGGAGCCTGCACTGGAATTGGCTTGAGTCCCAAAAAAATTAATAGAATTATTGGGGTTGTGAAAGCTTATACTACAAGGGTGGGCGAAGGGCCTTTTCCCACAGAATTATTCGGGGAAAAAGCAGAGCACTTGATAGAGAAAGGGCTTGAGTATGGGACAACGACAGGGAGACAGAGAAGGGTTGGATGGATTGATTTGCCCTTGTTGCGTTACAGCTCGAGGCTGAGCGGCTTTGATGAAATAGCAATAACAAAGCTTGATGTATTGAATGGAATGGAAAAATTAATGGTTGCAGAGTCCTATTCATTTAATGCCGGCAAAATAGAGGAGTTTCCCCCCTATACTGCGATGCTTGAAAAAACAAAACCTAATTATGTAGAATTTGAAGGTTTTGTTTTGGGTGAAAAGGAAAAGCTTTCTGCAAGAAAAAAAGGTTTTGTTGGACTGCCTGAGGAAGCAAAAAATTATCTGAATTTCATTGAAGAAAAATTGAGTGTTCCAATCAAAATTATTTCTTATGGCTCTGAGAGAAATGATACAATTGTCAGATAA
- a CDS encoding phosphoribosyltransferase: MKKEKLIVSWDEIIPLCKQLSKKIRESEFKPDVLVGMIRGGLIPVRILSTELKCNDVYCLRAKYCRKGNKRTREVRIILGLNVDLTGKKILLVDEIADSGETLKLIKDYLAFFNPKEIKTAVIHFKHSSIIVPDYFVEKAEKWVQYPWE; encoded by the coding sequence ATGAAGAAAGAAAAATTGATTGTTTCCTGGGACGAAATTATTCCCTTATGCAAGCAATTATCAAAAAAAATCAGGGAGTCAGAATTCAAGCCTGACGTGCTTGTGGGAATGATCAGGGGAGGCCTAATTCCGGTAAGGATTCTTTCAACTGAACTGAAATGCAATGATGTCTACTGCCTCAGGGCAAAATATTGCCGCAAGGGAAACAAGAGGACAAGGGAGGTAAGAATAATTTTGGGCTTGAACGTAGACCTCACAGGAAAAAAAATTTTGTTGGTGGATGAAATAGCAGATTCAGGCGAAACCCTGAAACTAATAAAAGACTACCTGGCTTTTTTTAATCCAAAGGAAATAAAGACAGCAGTAATCCACTTCAAGCATTCCTCAATAATTGTTCCGGATTATTTTGTTGAAAAAGCAGAGAAATGGGTTCAATATCCCTGGGAGTGA
- a CDS encoding GNAT family N-acetyltransferase, producing MRYYLFSNLKRPKNKTSNYIYKVAKGADKRSEFGRRTRHLMKLPKTTLIKKLKAINYDVLLAEIKGKIIGHTAFQRHGNSLHVFSVYVSEKYRGRGYALKIIENFIQKAKSVKNINWVKIRAVKHEAIKEIIQNLKLKEKELGIKIVDEREGWIKIK from the coding sequence ATGAGGTACTATTTATTCTCAAATTTAAAAAGGCCTAAAAATAAAACTTCTAATTATATTTATAAAGTTGCAAAAGGCGCTGATAAAAGATCTGAATTTGGAAGAAGAACAAGGCATTTGATGAAGCTTCCAAAAACAACCTTAATAAAAAAATTGAAAGCCATAAATTACGATGTTCTCTTAGCTGAAATAAAAGGGAAAATAATTGGGCATACGGCATTTCAAAGGCACGGCAATTCTTTGCATGTTTTTTCTGTTTATGTATCAGAAAAATATCGTGGTAGAGGCTATGCCCTAAAAATAATAGAAAATTTTATTCAGAAAGCAAAGTCCGTTAAAAACATAAATTGGGTTAAGATAAGAGCAGTAAAACACGAAGCAATAAAAGAAATAATTCAAAATCTAAAATTAAAAGAAAAGGAATTAGGAATAAAAATTGTTGATGAAAGAGAAGGCTGGATTAAAATAAAATAA
- the purD gene encoding phosphoribosylamine--glycine ligase, with protein MKIILIGSGGREHALAWKLSQSSSAERIYCCPGNGGTAIEQKCENVQLKNFNELISFCKEKSVDLTVVGPEQPLSEGVVNEFEKEGLKIFGPTKEATQIESSKSFAKRLMSNKRIPTAAFDVFRDSDEAIDFINEYPYKSLVIKADGLAAGKGVIVCSSKKEAIKAVKDIMEKKIFGEAGEKIVIEEELTGEEASVLAFTDGKDIKLMLSSQDHKKIFDNDKGPNTGGMGAHAPAPIVAEKMKEKLIRQIFRPAIEGLKEEGIKYKGVLYAGIMIREGESMLLEFNVRFGDPETQAILPLLETDLAEIMNAVVEERLNEVELNWSNNSACCVVLSSKGYPESYEKGKKILGLDSVHTVSGVNVFHAGTKIEEKEFLTNGGRVLGVTGIGSDLKEAREKAYQAIKLIDFDGMHYRTDIGVKGLR; from the coding sequence ATGAAGATTATTTTAATTGGATCAGGCGGAAGAGAACATGCCCTTGCATGGAAGCTTTCCCAAAGTAGCTCAGCGGAAAGAATTTATTGTTGCCCAGGGAATGGCGGAACAGCAATAGAACAAAAATGCGAAAATGTTCAATTAAAAAATTTTAATGAATTGATTTCCTTCTGCAAAGAAAAAAGTGTTGACCTTACTGTTGTGGGCCCTGAACAGCCTTTATCTGAAGGCGTTGTGAACGAATTCGAAAAAGAAGGCTTGAAGATCTTTGGACCAACAAAAGAGGCAACGCAGATTGAGTCAAGCAAGTCTTTTGCTAAAAGGCTCATGTCAAACAAAAGGATTCCCACAGCAGCATTTGATGTCTTTCGCGACTCGGATGAGGCAATAGACTTCATTAACGAGTATCCTTACAAGAGCCTTGTAATAAAGGCAGACGGCCTTGCAGCAGGAAAAGGCGTAATAGTGTGCAGCTCAAAAAAAGAGGCAATAAAAGCAGTGAAAGACATAATGGAGAAAAAAATTTTCGGCGAAGCAGGAGAAAAGATTGTAATAGAAGAAGAATTGACAGGAGAGGAAGCTTCAGTGCTTGCCTTCACTGACGGAAAAGACATAAAATTAATGCTTTCGAGCCAAGACCATAAAAAAATTTTTGACAACGATAAAGGCCCAAACACTGGCGGCATGGGCGCTCATGCTCCTGCGCCAATTGTAGCAGAAAAAATGAAAGAAAAATTAATCCGCCAAATTTTCAGGCCAGCAATAGAAGGCCTTAAAGAGGAAGGCATAAAATATAAGGGTGTTCTCTATGCTGGGATCATGATAAGGGAGGGGGAGTCAATGCTGCTGGAATTCAATGTAAGGTTTGGGGATCCAGAAACCCAGGCGATCCTTCCGTTGCTTGAAACAGACTTGGCTGAAATAATGAATGCGGTTGTAGAAGAAAGGCTGAATGAAGTAGAATTGAATTGGAGCAATAATTCAGCCTGTTGTGTTGTTCTTTCCTCCAAAGGCTATCCTGAAAGCTATGAGAAAGGAAAAAAGATTTTAGGTCTTGATTCAGTGCACACAGTTTCTGGAGTGAATGTATTCCATGCAGGCACAAAAATTGAAGAAAAAGAATTCCTCACAAACGGAGGCAGGGTATTGGGGGTGACAGGGATTGGCTCAGACCTAAAAGAGGCAAGGGAAAAGGCATACCAAGCAATAAAATTGATTGATTTTGATGGAATGCATTACAGGACAGACATTGGAGTAAAAGGATTGAGATGA
- the purF gene encoding amidophosphoribosyltransferase, which translates to MCGIIGIISEKDVLPELYFGLVGLQHRGQDSAGILSYNGTLKVKKEKGLVEQIFSEDDLKNLSANIAIGHTRYPTIGSDFRTDAQPFYFSFPHRIGIVHNGNITNYFELRKEFDLKKKCLHSTCDVEAILNVFAEALMFIPDPSVEDIFSAVSKVFSKVKGAYSVVALIGGKGLLAFRDPHAIKPLVLLKKKNKENGFAFASESIALTPCGFEVERNLKPGEAVFIDNFLKVHSKTLSNEEPSHCMFEWVYFARPESKLEKKDVYEARKELGRELASLWKLTGIEADLVVPVPDTARSAATILAEELRLPCREGLIKNRYIGRTFIMGSQSKREDSVKLKLNPIISEIKGKKIILVDDSIVRGTTSKKIVGLLKDAGAERVYFLSTCPPIKCPCFYGIDMPLKSELIASNKSVEEIRKFIEADYLLYNTIEGLKKAIGTKELCCACLNGNYPVKVSQETIKEIEQSRTKEREKIKEASK; encoded by the coding sequence ATGTGTGGCATTATAGGCATTATTTCTGAAAAGGATGTATTGCCTGAACTTTATTTTGGCTTGGTTGGATTACAGCACAGGGGCCAGGACAGTGCTGGAATCCTCTCCTACAATGGAACCCTTAAGGTAAAAAAAGAGAAGGGGCTGGTAGAGCAAATTTTTTCTGAAGATGACTTAAAAAATTTGAGTGCTAACATTGCAATAGGTCATACAAGGTACCCTACAATTGGCTCTGACTTCAGGACTGACGCGCAGCCTTTCTATTTTTCTTTCCCCCACAGGATTGGGATTGTTCACAACGGGAACATAACCAATTATTTTGAGTTAAGGAAAGAATTTGATTTAAAGAAGAAGTGCCTGCATTCAACATGTGATGTTGAGGCAATACTCAACGTGTTTGCAGAAGCCTTGATGTTTATCCCTGACCCTTCAGTTGAAGACATTTTTTCTGCTGTCTCGAAAGTCTTCTCCAAGGTTAAAGGAGCTTATTCTGTTGTTGCATTGATTGGAGGGAAAGGTCTTTTAGCTTTCAGGGACCCGCACGCAATAAAACCTTTAGTGCTTCTCAAGAAAAAAAACAAAGAAAATGGTTTTGCTTTTGCTTCGGAGAGCATTGCTTTAACGCCGTGCGGTTTTGAGGTTGAAAGAAATCTCAAGCCAGGCGAGGCAGTATTCATTGACAATTTCCTTAAGGTCCATTCAAAGACTCTTTCAAATGAAGAGCCCTCTCACTGCATGTTCGAATGGGTTTATTTTGCAAGGCCTGAATCAAAACTAGAGAAAAAGGATGTCTATGAGGCAAGAAAGGAATTGGGAAGGGAATTGGCCTCGCTTTGGAAGCTGACAGGAATTGAAGCTGATTTGGTTGTTCCTGTCCCTGACACTGCAAGGAGTGCTGCGACAATTCTGGCAGAAGAATTAAGGCTTCCCTGCAGGGAAGGCCTGATAAAGAACAGGTATATAGGCAGGACATTCATTATGGGTTCACAGTCAAAAAGGGAGGACAGCGTCAAACTGAAATTAAATCCCATTATTTCAGAAATAAAAGGCAAAAAAATAATCCTTGTTGATGACAGCATTGTTCGAGGTACAACCTCAAAAAAAATTGTGGGGCTCCTGAAAGATGCAGGAGCAGAAAGGGTATATTTTCTTTCAACCTGCCCTCCGATAAAGTGCCCTTGCTTTTACGGAATAGACATGCCTTTAAAATCAGAGCTCATTGCCTCAAACAAGAGTGTTGAAGAAATAAGGAAGTTCATTGAAGCAGATTACCTGCTTTACAATACAATCGAAGGCCTTAAGAAGGCAATTGGAACAAAAGAATTATGCTGCGCTTGCCTTAACGGCAATTACCCTGTAAAGGTTTCCCAGGAAACAATAAAAGAGATAGAGCAGTCAAGAACAAAAGAAAGAGAAAAAATAAAGGAGGCCTCAAAATGA
- a CDS encoding NUDIX domain-containing protein yields the protein MEQQKGVRVGIGVMILKNNKVLLGKRHLDPEKADSLLHGEGTWTMPGGKLDFGESFEEGAYREVLEETGIKLNKKKLRIVSITNDRVTDAHFITIGLLCEDF from the coding sequence ATGGAGCAGCAGAAAGGTGTTAGGGTAGGCATTGGCGTAATGATTCTGAAAAACAATAAAGTGCTTTTGGGTAAAAGGCATCTTGACCCAGAAAAGGCTGACAGCCTGCTGCACGGAGAAGGCACTTGGACAATGCCCGGGGGAAAGCTTGATTTCGGGGAAAGCTTTGAGGAAGGTGCATATAGGGAAGTCTTGGAAGAAACAGGAATTAAATTGAACAAGAAAAAATTAAGGATTGTAAGCATTACAAACGACAGGGTAACAGATGCGCACTTCATAACCATTGGATTGCTTTGTGAAGACTTTTAG
- the serS gene encoding serine--tRNA ligase — MLDIRLVRENPEFVKKNLGKRQNPEYLKMLDELVESDMKWRSILQDVEELRRQRNEISRKITEAIQQKKDISALKQEAKELPEKIKKAEAELNELEEKNHSALMKLPNLLEEDVPFGKDENDNKEIKSFGSIKKFSFELKHHGLLTAEKNLADYERAVKISGTGFYILKNELALMELALQRYAIDFLVKKGYSLILPPFLIKRKPYEGVTSLDDFENVMYKIENEDKYLIATAEHPIISMHMNEILPEEELPLKYVGLSACFRKEVGKHGLDERGLFRVHQFNKVEQVVFCRPEESRKYFNELISNAESLFQKLRLPCRVVAVCTGDIGIVAAKKYDIEAWSPREKKYFEVHSGSNCTSYQAVRLNVKYRKKNSMDKEYVHTLNSTAIATGRALRAIIENFQTEKGTIKVPKVLQPYMNGIKEIPSEKKAKPMKGKAKKKARKK; from the coding sequence ATGCTTGACATAAGATTGGTTAGGGAAAATCCCGAATTCGTAAAAAAGAATTTAGGGAAAAGGCAGAATCCAGAATACCTCAAAATGCTTGACGAATTAGTTGAATCAGACATGAAGTGGCGCTCTATACTTCAAGACGTGGAAGAGCTCAGAAGGCAGAGGAATGAGATTTCAAGGAAGATAACTGAAGCAATACAGCAGAAAAAGGATATTAGTGCATTAAAGCAGGAGGCAAAAGAGCTCCCTGAAAAAATCAAGAAAGCAGAAGCAGAATTAAATGAATTGGAGGAAAAGAATCATTCTGCCTTGATGAAATTGCCTAACCTGCTTGAGGAAGATGTTCCTTTTGGGAAAGATGAAAACGACAACAAGGAGATAAAGAGCTTTGGTTCAATAAAGAAGTTCTCTTTTGAATTAAAGCACCACGGCTTGCTTACAGCAGAAAAAAATCTTGCTGATTATGAGAGGGCAGTAAAGATTTCTGGAACTGGCTTTTACATCCTGAAAAACGAATTGGCCTTAATGGAATTGGCTTTGCAGCGATATGCAATAGATTTTTTGGTGAAGAAGGGTTATTCCTTGATTCTGCCGCCATTCTTAATAAAAAGAAAGCCTTATGAAGGGGTTACTTCTTTGGATGACTTTGAGAACGTAATGTACAAAATTGAGAATGAAGACAAGTATTTGATTGCAACTGCAGAGCACCCAATTATTTCAATGCACATGAATGAAATCCTCCCAGAAGAAGAATTGCCCTTGAAGTATGTTGGCTTGAGCGCCTGCTTCAGGAAGGAGGTTGGAAAGCACGGCCTGGATGAGAGAGGCCTTTTCAGGGTGCATCAGTTCAACAAGGTTGAACAGGTAGTATTCTGCAGGCCTGAGGAAAGCCGGAAATATTTTAATGAATTGATTTCAAATGCCGAATCCTTGTTTCAAAAACTCAGATTGCCTTGCAGGGTTGTTGCTGTCTGCACTGGGGATATTGGGATTGTTGCAGCAAAAAAATATGATATTGAGGCCTGGAGCCCAAGAGAGAAGAAATATTTTGAGGTTCATTCAGGAAGCAATTGCACTTCCTATCAGGCAGTCAGGCTGAATGTAAAGTATAGGAAAAAGAATTCAATGGACAAGGAGTATGTGCACACATTAAATTCCACTGCAATAGCCACAGGGAGGGCTCTCAGGGCAATAATTGAAAACTTCCAGACAGAGAAAGGCACAATAAAAGTGCCTAAAGTCCTGCAGCCTTACATGAACGGAATCAAGGAAATCCCCTCAGAGAAAAAAGCAAAGCCCATGAAAGGAAAAGCTAAAAAGAAAGCAAGGAAAAAATGA
- a CDS encoding LAGLIDADG family homing endonuclease, producing MNEEINASECELIGAIIGDGHIHKKGPKYYVGVTGNIQTDKKYFGYLSNLIKKTWNKSPQIRKRAGGLRLRFYSKEVVERLIKKFSLPFNLGKCYKVKIPDVIASDWGLLRHTIRGIADTDGSVFTANKPGSPNYPSIEITTTSRFLASQLRNILNKQGFKVAKIWGYKSKVSRYPAYKIPLNGRKNLEKWLKEIGFSNPYKLNKALNAL from the coding sequence ATGAATGAAGAAATTAATGCTTCTGAATGTGAACTTATAGGTGCTATAATCGGTGATGGTCACATCCACAAAAAAGGCCCTAAATATTATGTTGGGGTTACGGGCAATATTCAAACAGATAAAAAATATTTTGGTTATCTCTCTAATCTTATCAAAAAAACATGGAATAAATCTCCACAAATAAGAAAGAGGGCTGGCGGGCTAAGATTAAGATTTTACTCTAAAGAGGTCGTAGAGAGACTTATTAAAAAATTTAGTTTGCCTTTCAATTTAGGCAAATGTTACAAAGTTAAAATACCTGACGTAATTGCTTCTGATTGGGGGTTGTTGAGGCACACTATTAGGGGAATTGCTGATACTGATGGTTCAGTTTTCACTGCAAATAAACCCGGTTCACCAAATTATCCTTCTATTGAAATAACTACAACAAGCAGATTTTTAGCCAGTCAATTAAGGAATATTTTGAACAAACAAGGATTTAAAGTGGCAAAAATATGGGGCTACAAATCAAAGGTGTCGCGTTATCCTGCTTATAAAATTCCTTTAAATGGCAGGAAAAACCTTGAAAAATGGCTTAAAGAAATAGGTTTTTCAAATCCATATAAACTAAATAAAGCCTTGAATGCCCTTTGA